One genomic region from Bombus huntii isolate Logan2020A unplaced genomic scaffold, iyBomHunt1.1 ctg00000057.1, whole genome shotgun sequence encodes:
- the LOC126875730 gene encoding uncharacterized protein LOC126875730 isoform X2, with protein sequence MCEDALEKFTPLMNSTMDINSTYTQKMMDATAIVEPLSPIKSNETVVINKNLASSIGKNNEPKFTSRSPITLQEEVQQLNQAIGLTEFEELFAEDEPSREREMSNRNMTKQDIQNEMKKNVPVRRRIEAFEKEKISEKAIVQKLARRSVEKAKKILLAKQKKETQMMTSQLQTARSTSVLHSKPDDDTSDDEARPRRTIPH encoded by the exons ATGTGCGAGGATGCACTTGAGAAATTTACTCCTCTTATGAATTCCACGATGGACATCAATTCTACTTATACGCAGAAGATGATGGACGCTACCGCAATTGTAGAACCTTTATCACCaataaaatcaaacgaaactgtagtaattaataaaaacttgGCTAGTAGTAtaggaaaaaataatgaacCTAAATTTACATCACGGTCGCCAATAACTCTGCAGGAGGAGGTTCAGCAGCTGAATCAAGCGATTGGACTCACCGAGTTCGAAGAATTATTCGCAGAAGATGAGCCATCCCGTGAAAGGGAAATGTCTAATAGAAACATGACGAAACAGGACattcaaaatgaaatgaagaaaaatgtgCCCGTAAGAAGGAGAATCGAGGcctttgaaaaagaaaaaatttcagaaaaagcCATTGTTCAAAAACTGGCACGAAGATCTGtcgaaaaagcaaaaaaaatcTTATTAGCGAAACAAAAGAAGGAGACTCAGATGATGACATCGCAG CTCCAAACAGCAAGGTCCACTTCTGTTTTGCACAGTAAACCTGACGACGACACATCTGACGATGAAGCCAGACCAAGGCGTACAATTCCACATTAG
- the LOC126875730 gene encoding uncharacterized protein LOC126875730 isoform X1, with translation MCEDALEKFTPLMNSTMDINSTYTQKMMDATAIVEPLSPIKSNETVVINKNLASSIGKNNEPKFTSRSPITLQEEVQQLNQAIGLTEFEELFAEDEPSREREMSNRNMTKQDIQNEMKKNVPVRRRIEAFEKEKISEKAIVQKLARRSVEKAKKILLAKQKKETQMMTSQVTLQTVSKYSSVIKTQAIIHSIFYPKYSSKQQGPLLFCTVNLTTTHLTMKPDQGVQFHIRRNRTYAKMNLQCNDKFRRKQSINSLIEECAHQI, from the exons ATGTGCGAGGATGCACTTGAGAAATTTACTCCTCTTATGAATTCCACGATGGACATCAATTCTACTTATACGCAGAAGATGATGGACGCTACCGCAATTGTAGAACCTTTATCACCaataaaatcaaacgaaactgtagtaattaataaaaacttgGCTAGTAGTAtaggaaaaaataatgaacCTAAATTTACATCACGGTCGCCAATAACTCTGCAGGAGGAGGTTCAGCAGCTGAATCAAGCGATTGGACTCACCGAGTTCGAAGAATTATTCGCAGAAGATGAGCCATCCCGTGAAAGGGAAATGTCTAATAGAAACATGACGAAACAGGACattcaaaatgaaatgaagaaaaatgtgCCCGTAAGAAGGAGAATCGAGGcctttgaaaaagaaaaaatttcagaaaaagcCATTGTTCAAAAACTGGCACGAAGATCTGtcgaaaaagcaaaaaaaatcTTATTAGCGAAACAAAAGAAGGAGACTCAGATGATGACATCGCAGGTAACATTACAAACAGTATCAAAGTATTCTTCTGTTATAAAAACACAAGCTATTattcattcgatattttatccaAAATATAGCTCCAAACAGCAAGGTCCACTTCTGTTTTGCACAGTAAACCTGACGACGACACATCTGACGATGAAGCCAGACCAAGGCGTACAATTCCACATTAGGCGCAAT cGTACATACGCGAAAATGAACTTGCAATGCAACGATAAATTCCGAAGAAAGCAGTCTATAAATTCTTTGATAGAAGAATGTGCACACCAGATTTAa